The Lysobacter enzymogenes genome window below encodes:
- a CDS encoding homocysteine S-methyltransferase family protein codes for MNALPWLHPERAHALLRGLSERILIIDGAMGTMIQQHSLSEEDYRGERFAEGYDRLYSPPVREHDGEHVHGEGCGCARDQRGNNDLLTLTRPDIIAGIHREYLQAGADLVETNTFNSTTISLEDYGLEHLARELNFEGARLARGVCDEIEALDPARPRFVIGVLGPTSRTASLSPDVNRPGYRAISFDQLREAYREAADGLIDGGADVLMVETIFDTLNAKAALFAIEEAFDARGARLPVMISGTITDASGRTLSGQTAEAFWYSVRHVQPTAVGLNCALGAKDLRVHVDVLSQIADAHVSTHPNAGLPNAFGGYDETPEDMAAVLGEFAQAGLLNLVGGCCGTTPAHIAAIAAVVAGVPPRQPLQLVDAAA; via the coding sequence ATGAACGCCCTGCCCTGGCTCCACCCCGAACGCGCCCACGCGCTGCTGCGCGGCCTGTCCGAACGCATCCTCATCATCGACGGGGCGATGGGCACGATGATCCAGCAGCACTCGCTGAGCGAGGAGGACTACCGCGGCGAACGCTTCGCCGAAGGCTACGACCGGCTGTATTCGCCGCCGGTGCGCGAGCACGACGGCGAACACGTGCACGGCGAAGGCTGCGGCTGCGCGCGCGACCAGCGCGGCAACAACGACCTGCTTACTTTGACCCGCCCCGACATCATCGCCGGCATCCACCGCGAGTACCTGCAGGCCGGCGCCGACCTGGTCGAGACCAACACCTTCAACTCGACCACGATCTCGCTGGAGGACTACGGGCTGGAGCATCTGGCGCGCGAACTCAACTTCGAAGGCGCCAGGCTCGCGCGCGGCGTCTGCGACGAGATCGAGGCGCTCGACCCGGCGCGCCCGCGCTTCGTCATCGGCGTGCTCGGCCCGACCAGCCGCACCGCCTCGCTGAGCCCGGACGTGAACCGCCCCGGCTACCGCGCGATCAGCTTCGACCAACTGCGCGAGGCCTACCGCGAGGCCGCCGACGGCCTGATCGACGGCGGCGCCGACGTGCTGATGGTGGAAACCATCTTCGACACCCTCAACGCCAAAGCCGCGCTGTTCGCGATCGAGGAAGCCTTCGACGCGCGCGGCGCGCGGCTGCCGGTAATGATCTCCGGCACGATCACCGACGCCTCCGGCCGCACCCTCTCGGGCCAGACCGCCGAGGCGTTCTGGTACTCGGTGCGGCACGTGCAGCCGACCGCGGTCGGGCTGAACTGCGCGCTCGGCGCCAAGGACCTGCGCGTGCACGTCGACGTGCTTTCGCAGATCGCCGACGCCCACGTCAGCACCCACCCCAACGCCGGCCTGCCGAACGCCTTCGGCGGCTACGACGAAACCCCCGAGGACATGGCCGCGGTGCTCGGCGAATTCGCCCAGGCCGGGCTGTTGAATCTGGTCGGCGGCTGCTGCGGCACCACGCCGGCGCATATCGCCGCGATCGCCGCGGTGGTCGCAGGGGTGCCGCCGCGGCAGCCGTTGCAGTTGGTCGACGCGGCGGCGTGA
- the metH gene encoding methionine synthase — MTTALPRQTRLSGLEPLQITPESNFVNVGERTNVTGSAQFKKLILEGRLDEAVVVARQQVENGAQVIDINMDEGLLDSQQAMVEFINLIAAEPDIARVPVMVDSSKWNVIEAGLKCLQGKGIVNSISMKEGEAEFLRQARLVRRYGAAVVVMAFDEVGQADTIERKVEICSRAYQLLTEQVGFPPEDIIFDPNVFAVATGIEEHNDYAVAFIEATREIKRRFPYCHISGGVSNVSFSFRGNEPVRQAIHVVFLYHAIKAGMDMGIVNAGALPLYDDLDADLRERVEDVVLNRRSDATERLLEIADRFKGKKGEKKVEDLRWRDKPVRDRLSHALVHGIDQWIEEDTETARAESTRPLDVIEGPLMSGMNVVGDLFGAGKMFLPQVVKSARVMKKAVAYLLPYIEAEKLRTGDVGKSNGKIVMATVKGDVHDIGKNIVGVVLACNNFEVVDLGVMVPAQTILDRARAENADLIGLSGLITPSLEEMSHVAREMQRQGFTMPLLIGGATTSRAHTALKIDPHYKAPTIWVKDASRAVGVAQSLISIELREPFVAANASDYAEIRQRHRQRGDGKRLVSLDKARGQRFDGGWSEYAPPAPNAPGVYVFDDYPLDELVDYIDWTPFFNTWELAGRYPAILTDEIVGTQASELYRDARAMLKQLVAEKWIQAKAVFGLWPANAVGDDVDVDLSVALDAAPLPADGAGGVQPRRVGNGVDGTMRLHFLRQQVDKPVDRPDFCLADFIAPKDSGRQDWIGGFAVTAGLGIEPHVARFEADHDDYNAIMLKALADRFAEALAERLHERVRKEFWGYARDEALDNDTLIDEGYRGIRPAPGYPACPEHSEKRSLFDLLDASAHTGLELTESFAMYPAAAVSGYYFSHPDSQYFVVGRVSKEQVEDYARRKGASVAQAERWLASNLDYDPE, encoded by the coding sequence ATGACCACCGCCCTTCCCCGCCAGACCCGCCTCAGCGGCCTCGAACCGCTGCAGATCACCCCGGAAAGCAACTTCGTCAACGTCGGCGAACGCACCAACGTCACCGGCAGCGCGCAGTTCAAGAAACTGATCCTGGAAGGCCGCCTCGACGAAGCGGTGGTGGTCGCGCGCCAGCAGGTCGAGAACGGCGCCCAGGTCATCGACATCAACATGGACGAAGGCCTGCTCGACTCGCAGCAGGCGATGGTCGAGTTCATCAATCTGATCGCGGCCGAGCCGGACATCGCGCGGGTGCCGGTGATGGTCGACAGCTCCAAGTGGAACGTGATCGAGGCCGGGCTGAAGTGCCTGCAGGGCAAGGGCATCGTCAACTCGATCTCGATGAAGGAAGGCGAAGCCGAGTTCCTGCGCCAGGCGCGGCTGGTGCGCCGCTACGGCGCGGCGGTGGTGGTGATGGCGTTCGACGAGGTCGGCCAGGCCGACACCATCGAGCGCAAGGTCGAGATCTGCTCGCGCGCCTACCAGCTGCTGACCGAGCAGGTCGGCTTCCCGCCCGAGGACATCATCTTCGACCCCAACGTGTTCGCGGTCGCCACCGGCATCGAGGAGCACAACGATTACGCGGTGGCCTTCATCGAGGCCACGCGCGAGATCAAGCGGCGTTTCCCGTACTGCCACATCTCCGGCGGCGTGTCGAACGTGTCGTTCTCGTTCCGCGGCAACGAGCCGGTGCGCCAAGCCATCCACGTGGTGTTCCTGTATCACGCGATCAAGGCCGGCATGGACATGGGCATCGTCAACGCCGGCGCGCTGCCGCTGTACGACGACCTCGACGCGGATTTGCGCGAGCGGGTCGAGGACGTGGTGCTGAACCGCCGCAGCGACGCCACCGAGCGCCTGCTCGAGATCGCCGACCGCTTCAAGGGCAAGAAGGGCGAGAAGAAGGTCGAGGACCTGCGCTGGCGCGACAAGCCGGTGCGCGACCGCCTCAGCCACGCCCTGGTCCACGGCATCGACCAGTGGATCGAGGAAGACACCGAGACCGCGCGCGCCGAATCGACCCGCCCGCTCGACGTGATCGAAGGCCCGCTGATGTCCGGCATGAACGTGGTCGGCGACCTGTTCGGCGCCGGCAAGATGTTCCTGCCGCAGGTGGTCAAGTCGGCGCGGGTGATGAAGAAGGCGGTCGCTTATCTGCTGCCGTACATCGAAGCCGAGAAGCTGCGCACCGGCGATGTCGGCAAGTCCAACGGCAAGATCGTCATGGCCACGGTCAAGGGCGACGTGCACGACATCGGCAAGAACATCGTCGGCGTGGTCCTGGCCTGCAACAACTTCGAGGTCGTCGACCTCGGGGTGATGGTGCCGGCGCAGACCATCCTCGATCGCGCCCGCGCCGAGAACGCCGACCTGATCGGCCTGTCCGGCCTGATCACGCCGTCGCTGGAGGAGATGAGCCACGTCGCCCGCGAAATGCAGCGCCAGGGCTTCACCATGCCGCTGCTGATCGGCGGCGCGACGACCTCGCGCGCGCACACCGCGCTGAAGATCGACCCGCACTACAAGGCGCCGACGATCTGGGTCAAGGACGCCTCGCGCGCGGTCGGCGTGGCCCAGTCGCTGATCTCGATCGAACTGCGCGAGCCGTTCGTCGCCGCCAACGCCTCCGACTACGCCGAGATCCGCCAGCGCCATCGCCAGCGCGGCGACGGCAAGCGCCTGGTGTCGCTGGACAAAGCCCGCGGCCAGCGCTTCGACGGCGGCTGGAGCGAGTACGCGCCGCCGGCGCCGAACGCGCCCGGCGTGTACGTGTTCGACGATTACCCGCTCGACGAGTTGGTCGACTACATCGACTGGACGCCGTTCTTCAACACCTGGGAACTGGCCGGGCGCTACCCGGCGATCCTGACCGACGAGATCGTCGGCACCCAGGCCAGCGAGCTGTACCGCGACGCGCGCGCGATGCTCAAGCAGCTCGTCGCGGAGAAGTGGATCCAGGCCAAGGCGGTGTTCGGGCTGTGGCCGGCGAATGCGGTCGGCGACGATGTCGACGTCGACCTGAGCGTCGCCCTCGATGCGGCGCCGCTGCCGGCGGACGGCGCCGGCGGCGTGCAGCCGCGCCGCGTCGGCAACGGCGTGGACGGCACGATGCGCTTGCACTTCCTGCGCCAGCAGGTCGACAAACCGGTCGACCGCCCCGACTTCTGCCTGGCCGATTTCATCGCGCCGAAGGACAGCGGCCGCCAGGACTGGATCGGCGGCTTCGCGGTCACCGCGGGTCTGGGCATCGAGCCGCACGTGGCGCGCTTCGAGGCCGATCACGACGACTACAACGCGATCATGCTCAAGGCCCTGGCCGACCGCTTCGCCGAAGCCCTGGCCGAGCGCCTGCATGAGCGCGTGCGCAAGGAGTTCTGGGGCTACGCGCGCGACGAAGCGCTCGACAACGACACCCTGATCGACGAAGGCTACCGCGGCATCCGCCCGGCCCCGGGCTACCCGGCCTGCCCCGAGCACAGCGAGAAGCGCAGCTTGTTCGACCTACTCGACGCCAGCGCCCACACCGGCCTGGAGCTGACCGAAAGCTTCGCCATGTACCCCGCCGCGGCGGTGTCGGGCTATTACTTCAGCCATCCCGACAGCCAGTACTTCGTGGTCGGCCGGGTGTCCAAGGAACAGGTCGAGGACTACGCCCGGCGCAAGGGCGCCAGCGTGGCCCAGGCCGAGCGCTGGCTGGCCTCGAATCTGGATTACGATCCCGAGTGA